The following are encoded together in the Thunnus thynnus chromosome 15, fThuThy2.1, whole genome shotgun sequence genome:
- the LOC137198706 gene encoding tetranectin-like: MEYKGVCVLLGVLLLVNCSLQQNPPKKKVVRKDTATKDAAIEDLKKQINDIVKELNLLKEQQALQRVCLKGIKIHGKCFLADPVKKRYHIASEECNAMGGVLSTPTSSDENDQLRDYIRQSIGPSEQIWLGVNDMMTEGTWVDQTGFSISYKNWDTSNNRSPQPDGGASQNCVVLSGASRGKWSDENCRDERPSVCQFNII; encoded by the exons ATGGAGTACAAAGGCGTTTGTGTGCTGCTGGGAGTGCTACTACTGGTGAACTGCTCACTTCAGCAGAATCCACCAAAGAAGAAAGTGGTGAGAAAAG ATACTGCAACAAAGGATGCTGCCATTGAGGATCTAAAAAAACAGATCAATGATATTGTCAAGGAGCTCAACCTACTGAAGGAACAACAGGCGCTGCAGAGAG tCTGTTTGAAAGGCATCAAGATCCATGGTAAGTGTTTCCTGGCTGACCCTGTGAAGAAGCGCTATCACATTGCCAGTGAAGAGTGTAACGCTATGGGCGGCGTCCTCAGTACGCCCACATCCAGCGATGAGAACGACCAGCTCAGAGACTACATCCGCCAGAGCATCGGCCCGAGCGAGCAGATCTGGCTGGGGGTCAATGACATGATGACTGAGGGCACCTGGGTGGACCAAACCGGTTTCAGCATTTCATACAAAAACTGGGACACCTCCAATAACCGGTCCCCTCAGCCTGACGGGGGTGCGTCCCAGAACTGTGTCGTCCTCTCTGGGGCCTCCCGCGGGAAGTGGTCTGACGAGAACTGCCGTGACGAGAGGCCCTCCGTCTGCCAGTTCAACATTATTTGA
- the exosc7 gene encoding exosome complex component RRP42 — protein sequence MATVQVSEAEKVYILHGIRDDLRVDGRGCEDYRHMEIETDVVSNTDGSAKVTLGHTAVLVGIKADLGKPKPMLPKEGYLEFFVDCSANATPEFEGRGGEELGTELSNTLYKVFNNKHSVDLKSLCISPGEHCWVLYVDVLLLQCDGNLYDAISIAIKAALFSTKIPKVHISADDEGGKEIELSDDPYDCMRLNVENVPCIVTLCKVGHRHVVDATLQEKACSVASLIISVTHKGTVTCMRKVGGGSLDPESIFEMTEAGKRVGKALHAPLMKLLQQEESLGTKRQKVGFLG from the exons ATGGCAACAGTACAAGTTAGCGAGGCTGAGAAAGTGTATATTTTACACGGTATACGG GATGATTTGCGAGTGGACGGAAGAGGCTGTGAGGACTACAGACACATGGAAATTGAGACGGATGTGGTGTCCAACACAGACGGTTCAGCCAAAGTCACACTG gGACACACAGCAGTTCTAGTTGGGATTAAGGCTGACCTTGGAAAACCAAAGCCCATGTTGCCAAAAGAGGGCTATTTGGAGTTCTTCGTTGATTG TTCTGCCAATGCGACCCCTGAATTTGAGGGGCGAGGAGGCGAGGAGCTGGGGACGGAGCTGAGTAACACTCTCTATAAAGTCTTTAACAACAAACACAGTGTGGACTTGAAGAGCCTCTGTATCAGTCCTGGAGAACACTGCTGGGTGCTCTATGTGGATGTGCTG CTTCTACAATGTGATGGAAACTTGTACGATGCCATTTCAATAGCTATCAAGGCAGCTCTCTTCAGCACTAA AATTCCTAAAGTGCATATATCAGCTGACGACGAAGGGGGGAAAGAAATTGAGCTGTCAGATGACCCTTATGACTGTATGAGACTCAATGTAGAAAACGTTCCCTGTATAGTGACGTTGTGCAAG GTGGGCCACAGGCATGTGGTGGACGCGACTCTGCAGGAGAAGGCGTGCTCTGTGGCGAGCCTGATtatctctgtcacacacaaggGCACGGTTACCTGCATGAGGAAGGTGGGTGGAGGCAGCCTGGACCCAGAGAGCATCTTTGAAATGACGGAG GCAGGTAAACGTGTTGGGAAAGCCCTTCATGCGCCGCTCATGAAGCTGTTGCAGCAGGAGGAAAGTTTGGGAACAAAACGACAGAAAGTGGGCTTCCTTGGTTAG
- the zdhhc3b gene encoding palmitoyltransferase ZDHHC3, translating to MKSPAHRTRDIERQAGYLKPEHCAPPPPRTGSDTMWFIRDGCGIVCGIITWLLVFYAEFVVVFVMLLPAKNVVYSLFNGVLFNGLAFLALASHAKAMCTDPGAVPKGNATKEFIESLQLKPGQVVYKCPKCCSIKPDRAHHCSVCKRCIKKMDHHCPWVNNCVGENNQKYFVLFTMYIALISFHALAMVAFHFVFCFEEDWTKCSNFSPPATVILLILLCFEGLLFLIFTAVMFGTQVHSICTDETGIEQLKKEERRWAKKSKWMNLKVVFGHPFSIAWLSPFATPDHGKADIYQYIV from the exons ATGAAGAGCCCGGCGCACCGCACCAGGGACATCGAGCGGCAAGCTGGCTACCTGAAGCCCGAGCACTGTGCCCCTCCTCCGCCTCGCACCGGCTCTGACACCATGTGGTTTATCCGCGACGGCTGCGGCATCGTGTGCGGCATCATCACCTGGCTCCTGGTCTTCTACGCCGAGTTTGTGGTGGTGTTCGTCATGCTGCTCCCTGCCAAGAATGTGGTCTACAGCCTCTTCAACGGGGTGCTCTTCAACGGCCTGGCCTTCCTCGCCCTCGCTTCTCACGCCAAGGCGATGTGCACAGACCCG GGAGCCGTGCCCAAAGGGAACGCGACCAAAGAATTCATCGAAAGCCTCCAGCTCAAACCTGGACAGGTGGTGTACAAATGCCCCAAGTGCTGCAGCATCAAGCCTGACAGAGCTCACCACTGCAG CGTGTGCAAACGCTGCATCAAAAAGATGGACCACCACTGTCCCTGGGTGAACAACTGCGTCGGAGAGAACAACCAGAAATACTTTGTGCTCTTCACA ATGTACATTGCACTAATATCCTTCCATGCGCTGGCCATGGTGGCcttccattttgttttctgctttgaaGAAGACTGGACAA AGTGCAGTAACTTCTCTCCACCAGCAACcgtcatcctcctcatcctcctgtGCTTTGAGGGGCTTCTCTTCCTGATCTTCACAGCAGTCATGTTTGGGACCCAGGTCCACTCCATCTGCACCGATGAGACG GGTATCGAGCAGctgaaaaaggaggagagaagatggGCCAAAAAGTCAAAATGGATGAATTTGAAGGTGGTGTTTGGACATCCGTTCTCTATAGCCTGGCTGAGCCCCTTTGCAACACCTGACCACGGCAAGGCAGATATATACCAGTACATAGtgtga